From a single Anomaloglossus baeobatrachus isolate aAnoBae1 chromosome 8, aAnoBae1.hap1, whole genome shotgun sequence genomic region:
- the LOC142249462 gene encoding uncharacterized protein LOC142249462: MESQDNYHHYHVRDEPSSHGPARPSISGTSRRSREDSPIAHRTRGRFTRQRRVDIAPITPRRRRNRRLPPPPPPSPPPPPSPPPSPSPPPSPPPSPERYQLWNPFQNNTYPEVINLSRLTLPTAIRSAEDPLEFCPICLEDLVTGDAISYMECGHFFHLPCIGQWLQYNITCPLCRHINTTAKYVVSAYLEGIGNIEVLADDPNMRFYPPAGLWS, translated from the exons ATGGAGTCTCAGGACAATTACCATCATTACCATGTTCGAGATGAACCATCCTCACATGGACCTGCCCGTCCTTCTATATCAG GAACATCGCGGCGCAGCAGGGAGGACTCCCCGATTGCGCACAGGACGAGAGGCAGGTTTACAAGACAACGAAGAGTGGATATTGCCCCAATTACACCTAGGAGGCGGAGAAATAGGAGgctcccaccaccaccaccaccatcacctccaccaccaccatcccctccaccatcaccatcaccaccaccttCACCACCACCATCACCGGAGAGGTATCAGCTGTGGAACCCATTCCAAAATAACACCTATCCTGAAGTCATCAATCTGTCAAGACTCACACTGCCTACAGCCATACGATCGGCAGAGGACCCCCTGGAATTCTGTCCCATCTGCTTGGAAGACCTTGTCACTGGAGATGCCATCAGCTATATGGAGTGCGGCCACTTTTTTCACCTGCCATGCATAGGACAATGGCTTCAGTACAACATCACATGTCCTTTGTGCAGGCATATCAACACCACGGCTAAATATGTGGTCTCTGCATATTTAGAAGGCATTGGCAATATTGAAGTGCTAGCGGATGACCCCAACATGCGCTTTTATCCTCCG GCTGGTTTATGGAGCTAA